Proteins encoded in a region of the Bernardetia sp. genome:
- a CDS encoding response regulator gives MAKKNKAILCVDDDPMILMSLKLQLTQSFDGQFVIETAESGEEALELIEFLVDRNIDTLLIISDWLMPKMKGDELLVQVKDRFPKVGQIMLSGQAENDAVQNAFKNSNLKYFISKPWNKQDLIDKVNEVLQN, from the coding sequence ATGGCTAAAAAAAATAAAGCGATTCTTTGCGTCGATGACGACCCAATGATACTGATGAGCTTAAAGCTCCAACTCACACAAAGTTTTGATGGTCAGTTTGTCATAGAAACGGCTGAAAGTGGGGAGGAAGCACTAGAACTCATAGAGTTTTTGGTAGATAGAAATATAGATACACTCCTTATTATTAGCGATTGGCTGATGCCAAAAATGAAAGGAGACGAACTACTCGTACAAGTAAAAGACCGTTTTCCGAAGGTAGGGCAAATTATGCTCTCTGGGCAAGCCGAAAATGATGCTGTTCAAAATGCCTTTAAAAACTCTAATCTAAAGTATTTCATTTCTAAGCCTTGGAATAAGCAGGATTTAATTGATAAGGTAAATGAAGTATTACAAAATTAG